The Devosia sp. MC521 genome has a segment encoding these proteins:
- a CDS encoding MurR/RpiR family transcriptional regulator, which yields MTAKSANVVQSDVIDIVSRMQRVEGELSPAEQQVLKAVRVDFEATTRMTIAELAKAADVSQPTVTRFCRSIGSASFADFKINLATTLTVAAAYLQPDRQFDDDAGQLAQSIMSRAINAMRDALNGLDTDAVTRAIAALSNARRVDIYGQGGGSASLVEDAKLRLFRIGLPVSAYIDGHQQRMSAATLSKGDVVIAISNSGRSKAVAEAVQIASSFGATTIALTRPDTPVAEGATILIPIVIAEDENVLAPTPSRYAHMMVIDTIAAGVASERGAQAREILRRVRYTVASIGIAIPAPSTDPTILMKTIKPHE from the coding sequence ATGACTGCTAAGTCGGCGAATGTTGTTCAGTCGGATGTCATTGATATCGTCTCGCGCATGCAGCGCGTGGAGGGCGAGCTGTCCCCAGCCGAGCAGCAGGTTCTTAAAGCCGTGCGCGTCGACTTCGAAGCCACGACGCGAATGACCATCGCTGAACTCGCCAAAGCGGCGGATGTCAGTCAGCCTACCGTGACGCGTTTCTGCCGGTCTATCGGTAGCGCTTCCTTTGCCGATTTTAAGATCAACCTCGCCACGACCTTGACCGTCGCCGCCGCCTATTTGCAGCCAGACCGCCAGTTTGACGATGATGCAGGGCAGCTTGCGCAATCGATCATGTCGCGTGCGATCAACGCCATGCGAGATGCGCTGAATGGGCTCGATACTGACGCCGTAACCCGCGCTATCGCAGCACTATCCAATGCGCGTCGCGTGGATATTTACGGGCAAGGCGGGGGCTCGGCGAGCCTGGTCGAGGACGCAAAACTGCGGCTGTTCCGTATTGGCTTGCCTGTGTCGGCCTATATCGACGGGCATCAGCAACGCATGTCGGCAGCGACCCTGAGCAAGGGTGATGTGGTAATCGCCATTTCGAACAGCGGGCGGTCGAAAGCGGTGGCAGAAGCCGTTCAAATTGCGTCGTCTTTCGGCGCGACGACAATTGCGTTGACCCGACCTGATACGCCCGTGGCAGAGGGCGCCACGATCCTCATTCCAATCGTTATCGCAGAGGACGAAAACGTCCTCGCGCCAACGCCTTCCAGATACGCCCACATGATGGTGATCGATACGATTGCCGCAGGTGTCGCCTCAGAGCGAGGCGCTCAGGCGCGCGAAATCTTGCGGCGCGTTCGATACACGGTCGCCAGCATTGGCATAGCCATTCCCGCGCCATCCACTGACCCAACGATCTTGATGAAGACCATCAAACCGCACGAGTGA
- a CDS encoding D-aminoacylase yields the protein MTLASNNTPDWVFRNARIIDGKGGASYHGELAIVGDTISAVGPVGSISQTGRNEVDLEGLALAPGFIDSHTHDDRIVLDAPEMLPKISQGVTTVVVGNCGVSLAPVTFKGDPPPPMNLLGGNRSYEFVTFASYARAVAEVVPAVNVAALVGHSALRLAVMADVNAKASDSEIERMGALLSEAMENGAVGWSTGLFYPTNAAADADEVSRLGRYVARHSGVYATHMRDEFEHVLESIDESADTAKAAGTALVISHHKCAGVENWGRSQQTLPKITRLAQDQTINIDVYPYAAGSTNLRADLITDTYPIMISWSGPHPEMTGRYLIDIAAEWGLDLSSAAAKLQPAGAIYFQMDEADVRRVLASPLSMIGSDGLPHDVHPHPRLWGTFPRVLGHYARDENLFDLETAVHKMTGKTAKVFGLTRRGQLKAGCFADLVAFRPDAIADLATYEKPVQQSVGIELVMVNGKMSFGQSGASVTRAGRLVYRDR from the coding sequence ATGACCTTGGCCAGCAACAATACGCCCGATTGGGTGTTCCGGAACGCGCGCATCATCGATGGCAAGGGAGGAGCGTCCTATCACGGGGAGTTGGCAATCGTTGGCGACACGATTTCTGCAGTGGGGCCGGTCGGGTCAATTAGCCAGACGGGACGCAATGAAGTCGATCTGGAAGGGCTAGCACTCGCACCTGGTTTTATCGACTCTCATACCCATGATGACCGCATCGTGCTCGATGCGCCGGAAATGCTGCCAAAAATCAGCCAAGGTGTGACCACCGTTGTCGTTGGAAACTGTGGTGTTTCCCTCGCTCCCGTGACTTTTAAGGGCGATCCTCCACCGCCGATGAACCTTTTGGGTGGCAATCGTTCCTATGAATTCGTCACCTTCGCCTCTTACGCGCGGGCGGTGGCCGAGGTTGTACCCGCTGTAAACGTCGCTGCACTGGTCGGCCATTCAGCCCTGCGATTGGCGGTGATGGCTGACGTTAACGCGAAGGCGAGCGACAGCGAGATCGAGCGCATGGGTGCATTGCTATCCGAGGCAATGGAAAATGGGGCAGTGGGGTGGTCGACAGGCCTGTTCTATCCCACAAATGCAGCAGCAGATGCTGACGAGGTATCCCGGTTGGGGCGCTATGTTGCGCGACACAGCGGTGTCTACGCGACCCACATGCGCGACGAATTCGAGCATGTTCTAGAGAGCATCGATGAGTCTGCTGACACCGCTAAAGCGGCGGGTACAGCATTGGTCATCTCGCATCATAAATGTGCGGGGGTCGAGAACTGGGGGCGATCGCAGCAGACACTGCCCAAGATTACGCGATTGGCCCAAGATCAGACGATTAATATCGACGTTTACCCCTATGCGGCTGGCTCGACCAATCTGCGCGCGGATCTGATCACCGATACATATCCGATCATGATCTCGTGGTCCGGGCCGCATCCGGAAATGACGGGTCGTTACCTTATCGACATTGCCGCAGAGTGGGGCCTCGACCTGAGTTCCGCTGCCGCGAAGCTGCAACCTGCAGGTGCGATTTACTTTCAGATGGATGAAGCCGATGTGCGGCGTGTCCTCGCCTCGCCGCTCTCGATGATCGGTTCGGACGGTTTACCGCATGACGTCCATCCGCATCCGCGTTTGTGGGGAACATTCCCGCGCGTACTGGGGCACTATGCACGAGACGAGAATTTGTTCGATCTGGAGACTGCGGTCCACAAGATGACGGGCAAGACTGCAAAGGTCTTCGGGCTGACGCGGCGCGGTCAGCTCAAAGCCGGTTGCTTTGCCGACCTCGTCGCATTCCGCCCGGACGCCATTGCGGATTTGGCGACATACGAAAAGCCAGTCCAACAATCGGTTGGCATCGAACTGGTCATGGTGAATGGCAAAATGAGCTTTGGCCAAAGTGGTGCGTCGGTCACGCGTGCTGGACGACTTGTCTACCGCGACAGGTAA
- a CDS encoding helix-turn-helix domain-containing protein, whose product MSRNFLVVDPEEGQDIIRGLASPIRVKILKLLRTEGPLNGNDIADHLGLPQSTVSTNVQILEAAGLLRLETQKARKGNQKICHSTFDEILVMFNEDKSDKRDSVIEVSMPLGLYTSCEVTAPCGLCSTESIIGLLDVPDTFLDPDRMKAGLIWFTRGYLEYQFPNNARLSKTTVETLEFAIELSSEVPGTSADWPSDITLSINGIEIGTWMSTGDYGDKRGVYTPDWWKLKGSQYGKLKSWRVTAAGTYVDGMKISPVSMADLDLDTHHSIRLRIAVKDDAKHPGGINIFGKGFGNYDQDIVLRLHVAS is encoded by the coding sequence ATGAGCCGCAATTTTCTAGTGGTTGACCCGGAAGAAGGCCAAGACATCATCAGAGGCTTAGCCTCCCCTATTCGCGTCAAAATCTTGAAACTTTTGCGGACCGAAGGCCCACTCAATGGCAACGACATTGCCGACCACTTGGGCCTACCGCAATCGACCGTCTCCACAAATGTGCAAATCTTAGAGGCCGCAGGCCTCTTGCGGCTCGAAACGCAAAAGGCACGGAAGGGCAATCAAAAGATCTGCCACTCCACTTTTGACGAGATCCTCGTCATGTTCAACGAGGACAAAAGTGACAAGCGTGACAGCGTCATAGAAGTGTCCATGCCCTTGGGGCTTTACACCAGTTGTGAGGTCACGGCGCCATGCGGATTGTGTTCTACGGAAAGCATCATTGGGCTCTTGGACGTGCCAGACACATTCCTCGACCCCGACCGCATGAAGGCCGGACTGATATGGTTCACGCGCGGCTATCTAGAATACCAATTTCCCAATAATGCCCGCCTCTCCAAAACAACCGTAGAAACCCTAGAGTTCGCAATCGAGCTTAGCTCCGAGGTGCCAGGCACATCCGCCGATTGGCCAAGCGACATTACCCTTTCGATCAATGGCATCGAAATCGGCACTTGGATGTCGACTGGCGACTATGGCGACAAACGAGGCGTCTACACGCCCGACTGGTGGAAGCTTAAGGGCAGCCAATATGGCAAGCTGAAAAGCTGGCGCGTGACAGCCGCCGGCACTTACGTTGACGGGATGAAAATCTCGCCGGTGTCGATGGCCGACCTTGATTTGGACACGCACCACTCGATCCGCTTACGCATCGCGGTCAAAGACGACGCCAAGCATCCCGGCGGCATCAATATTTTTGGCAAGGGTTTTGGCAATTACGATCAGGACATTGTGCTCAGATTGCACGTCGCCTCGTAA
- a CDS encoding transporter substrate-binding domain-containing protein, which produces MISLRPLVPLTVSFAILFGVSFLPSDESWSEIHQAERLTVCAPREMGPLVTRDREKPGFEIELLREAANRMGLTITVTQNAAMNREYNPTNWRISRANCRVIVGGIRDNVWSRSLLELTAPYLLSEWTWVHKGEAAWPPESVAFAPGTFALDRVALAQSLIRDGVDALPMQNVEDLVEAFTQGEISSAITESTIAAAHFDTSEFSLSPVPNGPAATGLSFGFWKGDTTLRRQMDATLADLKADGTVAKLAENYGLTVR; this is translated from the coding sequence ATGATCTCTCTTCGCCCCCTCGTACCGCTCACAGTGTCTTTCGCCATTCTGTTCGGCGTTAGCTTTCTGCCGTCCGACGAGTCTTGGTCTGAAATTCATCAGGCTGAACGCCTCACCGTTTGCGCCCCGCGTGAGATGGGCCCCCTTGTCACGCGCGACCGCGAGAAGCCGGGCTTTGAGATCGAGCTGCTCCGGGAAGCGGCCAATCGGATGGGTCTCACCATCACGGTGACACAGAACGCGGCGATGAACCGGGAATACAATCCGACCAACTGGCGGATTTCGCGCGCCAACTGCCGCGTTATTGTTGGCGGCATCCGCGATAATGTTTGGAGCAGAAGCCTTTTAGAGCTAACCGCCCCTTACCTTTTGAGCGAATGGACATGGGTTCACAAAGGCGAGGCAGCGTGGCCACCCGAGAGCGTTGCTTTCGCACCGGGCACCTTCGCGCTGGATCGCGTCGCGCTGGCTCAAAGCCTTATTCGGGACGGTGTCGACGCTCTGCCAATGCAAAACGTCGAGGACTTAGTCGAAGCTTTCACCCAAGGCGAAATCAGCTCTGCAATCACCGAAAGCACGATCGCGGCCGCCCATTTTGACACGAGCGAGTTCAGCCTCAGCCCCGTCCCAAACGGTCCCGCGGCCACAGGGCTGAGCTTCGGTTTCTGGAAGGGTGACACAACCCTACGCCGTCAAATGGACGCAACACTTGCTGACCTCAAGGCAGATGGCACGGTTGCAAAACTGGCGGAGAACTACGGTCTGACAGTCCGATAA
- a CDS encoding ABC transporter permease, with the protein MSQKTPTPRARRQYNPSALRNMWDIACGVQVIWWREVKRSLTDRGQLIGGVSRPLLWVLILGVGLNPFFRGEVMGDVKFIVPFTYLQYIFPGVIVLNILYTSIQSAVSLIWDREFGFLREVLVSPLPRNFILLGKVLGGATTAVVHGMLVLAVARFANIHISLEDFIAALGLMFVISFGMTSLGIVIANHVKGFEGFGVFSNALVLPLYFTSSSVFPLDPALTRAQTLVVYPRWLVALVEANPITYAVDSLRGILIGFHSFPLMLGWQVAGGMAIVLFLVAMYEFRKV; encoded by the coding sequence ATGAGCCAGAAAACCCCAACTCCGCGCGCGCGCCGTCAGTACAATCCTTCGGCCTTGCGCAATATGTGGGACATCGCTTGCGGTGTGCAGGTCATTTGGTGGCGCGAAGTAAAGCGCTCACTCACCGATCGCGGACAGCTGATCGGTGGCGTCTCTCGGCCGCTCCTCTGGGTGCTTATTCTCGGCGTTGGCCTCAACCCGTTCTTCCGGGGCGAAGTCATGGGCGACGTTAAGTTCATCGTCCCCTTCACCTATTTGCAGTACATCTTTCCCGGCGTGATCGTCCTCAACATCCTCTACACCTCCATCCAATCGGCGGTTTCGTTAATCTGGGATCGTGAGTTTGGCTTCCTGCGTGAAGTTCTCGTCTCGCCGCTGCCGCGCAATTTCATCCTTTTGGGCAAAGTCTTAGGCGGAGCCACCACAGCTGTGGTTCACGGCATGCTGGTTTTGGCCGTAGCGCGCTTTGCCAATATCCACATCAGCTTGGAGGACTTCATTGCCGCCTTGGGACTGATGTTCGTCATCTCCTTTGGCATGACATCGCTTGGCATCGTCATTGCCAACCATGTGAAAGGGTTTGAGGGCTTTGGCGTGTTTTCAAACGCGCTCGTGCTCCCGCTCTACTTCACCTCGTCCTCGGTGTTTCCGCTTGATCCGGCTCTTACTCGTGCTCAGACGTTGGTCGTCTATCCGCGCTGGCTCGTGGCGCTGGTTGAAGCCAATCCGATTACGTATGCTGTCGATAGCTTACGCGGCATCCTCATCGGCTTTCACTCCTTCCCCCTTATGCTGGGCTGGCAGGTCGCGGGCGGCATGGCTATCGTTCTCTTTCTCGTCGCCATGTACGAATTCCGCAAGGTATAG